The Setaria viridis chromosome 2, Setaria_viridis_v4.0, whole genome shotgun sequence DNA window AGAGCGCCTCCGACTCGAGGACGGGGAAGTCCACCTCCTCGAAGGCCATCAGGCGGGAGACCTCCCTGAATTGATCGAACAGCCAGGTGCGGAGGCGCATGTCCTCTGGCGGGAAGTCCCTGGTGCCGCGCGGCGGGTTGACGTCGACGACGCCATTGGCATCAACATGGGTCGAGGCCTCGTCGCCGTGGGTCAGCATCGAGGAGGATGCGGAGGAGAGGAACCGGCGGCGGCTGTGACTGTGGATGTGGCGGCGGGAGAAGGAGCCCGCGAGGCAGGTGGGGCTGAGGGGTAAgcgcgggcggaggaggaggaggtggcgaagcgacggcgaggacgaccACGCCGCCATCGATTCGGCTCCACTGCTAGATTGGAGaagcaacaacagcaacaggTGGGGGATGAAGCTGCTGATGGTGGGAGATAATGCGATGCGGTTAGCGTTTGGGCTGGGCCGATACCGAACAGGTTGAGGCCCATTAACGATGCAATTTGCTGGGCTTCGTTCTTTTTCCGTgcctccttccttcctgtcTCCTCCTCTCGGCGGTGGAGAAGTCAAAtgtcgtgggcggcggcggcggcgagaaagCTCGCCGGAATCTCTCAGTCGAGCGATCCACCAGCCTTGACTGGTGGTCTTCTCTACCGGTAGGCACTCATCTTCAACTATTCCCTTCCAAATCCCAAGCCCAAACTAACCCGAGAtctccccttcttctcttctGTGCCATGCCAACCTTTGTTTCAGCTCCTATCGAAGCGGCTCCAGCGGAAGCCGAAAGAGATCGCTGCCTTGGAGGGTCGTGTCGATCGGTGCCATCAGCCTTGCTGGGGGGCTCGTGCTCAGCGCCGTTAACgacctcgccatcttccatggATGTACAACGTCAGATTCCtgtctccttttttcttttttttttccttttttctttttggcttcCTCTGTTCAAAATCAATTCAGTTCAATATACTCGTGCTCTCCCAATATTTTACTCAAGAGCAAAAGATTGATTTTCTTTCCACATCAATGGGATGGGATGGGCATGGCAAAGTTCGGGCAATTTCCCCAAATGTCAACATTTCTCCTTTGTGTGCATTTATACATCAGTAACATATCTATTGTAGAAAATCCATTTGGAGGATTGCATTGAAGACTGAACTCTTGTAGGGTTTAAAATCAGATGCTCGCCATTGAATGCTAATGTGTTTACAATTGATTCACAAGACTCAATGTGAGTTGTAACTTCATCTGGGATAACCACAATGGCGCTCCTATTATCGTTGCATGAAATTTGTTGGTTTAGTGAATGGTACTTCATTTCATCAATGCAAACTGGAATAGTTGGGTTATTTCCTCGGACACATATGATGTTCTTGGTTTATTTGGTGTATATGGTTGTACAAATAGATAACATAACTGTGAGACTCGTTTCATATTCAAATGAGTTCCAGTCATCTCTATTTTTTctcttctactccctccgtcccaaattgtagttcgttttggcttttctaggtgcatagtttttgctatgcatttagatgtagtatatgtctagatgcataataatatctatgaatctagaaaagccaaaacaacctacaatttgtgaaacggagggagtatattgttTTTACAGATGTCTTGTTTTGTTCATCAGCCATCATATTTTGAGTTACTGTAACAAGGTTCTAGGTGCTTATGAACAACATTTTCCATATTCTATCTGGCCTCATGCAGTTGTACAAATATACATCGATGTGACATTGCATTTTTGCTTGCTTTCCTCAATGATAACCCTAATAAAGGAGAACTTACAAGTTTGAATGCTTTCAGTAAGGCAATTGAGAAGGCGGCTGACAACCCAAAGGTTGTCGAAGCAATTGGAGTGCCTATAGTCAGAGGACCGTGGTATGAAGCTTCGCTTGAAGTGGGCCATCGACGGAGATCTGTTTCATGCACATTCCCTGTATCTGGGCCACACGGGTCAGGATCTTTCCAAATTGAGGCGACCCGAAATGGAGGTCAGTGTTCAGTCTTTTCCTTTGCTGTGCCTGATTAGTTGCGTACATGATACAAGACAATGAATCAATGATAAAATCTGTTGTGTCGTGTAGAGGATGGAATGCTTTCCTTTCTGCGGCATCATGACTGGGAGATTCTTACCATGGAGGCTCATCTGCATGTACCTTCAGATGATGAGCAGCAGAAAACGTTGGTGAAGGTTGCAAGCAATGGCAGTGCTCAATCTGGGGAGCCTGAGTGAGAGTTAAGCTGCCATATTCTCATATCATCAGATCCTTTGTACGAAGGTGAATCTTGCAATCAATGGCAGTGCGCAATCTGGGGAGCCTGATAGTTAACTGCCATATTCTCATATCATTAGACCCTTGATATGCTAGTGTAGCTTTTCAAAGGTCTGGTCATTGGTCAATCTATGTGCTTGGTATGTAGTAGTACTGAATCTGATAGATGGCTGATAATGTTTTTGCTGAAGGTGGATTCATCCAAGCTAGTATATATGTTACTGACATGACCTAAAGAGAAGAGAAGCCGTTGCCTTTGTTCCAAAATTAGCAGCAGCAGAACAACCTGCAAGCACACAGCCATGCAGGCGGCCATATGCTATTTGTGGCCAGCCATTAGTTATATTGGCCCAGTTTTGGCGGCCAGGGTGCTGGCAACAAGACAACTGGATGATTCACTTTCTAGGTAGCCTGTTATTGATTCGtccgttgctgctgctgcttctcggGCCAAGCCTCGATCCAATTACACTGCCTGACGGTCGCCTccactcgccggccggcggagCGCACGGCTTGCCACCGCATCGCCATTGCGTCCGGCATCGGGTGTCGTTCTAGACAATTCCCCATAGGATTGGATCGGGCTGAATGCTTGGGCAAATTCGATTCGAATTTGCTCAAGCATTCGTGTCGATTCCCGGTAGCTGATCGATTACTCAATCAAGGAGGCCAAGTAGAAAATCGTGCAAGGCGACGAAGATGGGCATCTTGTGTTGCTTCCAGTCccaccacgccggcggcgagagcAGTGATCACGCTGTTCCTTCCTCGTCCACGGCGGCTTCATCCTCTGTTACCTCAAACAAGGATCGTCCCCTTCCCGAGCGGCGGCCCGGCGACTACAAGAACATCAGGAGCAATAACAGCGTCGACTACAGCAACCTCGTCACCCTCGTCAACGAGATCGTCGCCGACTCAGGTACCCAACTTTATCGATTGATCACCCTCTGAGAGATCGTCTCGTTACCTATGATGGCCATCCATACGAATGCTAACGATGTTATGCGATGCAGTGAGCTACCGTCACAAGCGCGTGGCCGAGGAGATCCTCAAGATGGGCAAGGCCGGCAAGGTGACGGCGCGCGCCTTCACGTACGCCGAGCTCTCCGAGGCCACCGGCGGCTTCCAGCCGGAGTCGGTGCTGGGCGAAGGCGGCTTCGGCCCCGTCTACCGCGGCCGCCTGCCCCCCAGGTCGTCGGGCCCGGAGGTGGCCGTCAAGCAGCTGGACCGCAACGGCGTGCAGGGCACGCGCGAGTTCCTGGTGGAGGCGCTGATGCTGAGCCTGCTCAAGCACCCTCACCTGGTGACGCTGCTTGGCTTCTGCACCGACTCCGACCACCGCATGCTCGTCTACGAGTACATGCCGCTGGGCTCCCTGGAGGACCACCTGCTGGACCTGCCCCCGGGGCGCCCGCCGCTGGACTGGGCCACCCGCATGCGCGTCGCCCAGGGCGCCGCCCGGGGCCTGGAGTACCTGCACGACACCGCGCGGCCGCCCGTTATCTACCGCGACTTCAAGGCCtccaacatcctcctcgacACGGGATTCCGCGCGCGCCTCTCCGACTTCGGGCTCGCCAAGGTCGGCCCCTCCGGCGACAAGACCCACGTGTCCACACGCGTCATGGGCACCTACGGCTACTGCGCGCCCGAGTACGCGCTCACGGGCAAGCTCACCACCATGTCCGACGTCTACAGCTTCGGTGTCGTCTTCCTCGAGATTGTCACGGGGCGCCGCGCCATCGACACCGCCAGGGAGCCGGACCAGCACAACCTCGTGCTCTGGGCGGGGCCGCGGTTCAAGGACAAGCGACGGTTCGCCGAGATGGCCGATCCGCTGCTCCAGGGGGAGTACCCGACCAAGGGCCTCCACCAGGCGCTCGCCATCGCGGCCATGTGCCTCCAGGAGGATGCCACCATGCGCCCCGCCATCAGCGACGTCGTCAGCGCGCTCGAGTATCTCGTGGTCGCGGGTGGAGGCGCGGGCGATGACGAGGAGGCTCCGGATCCCAATGAGCAGCAGCaaaccgacgacgacgacgcgcaaGCGTAACATGTCTGATCAAGGGAAATTTGAATTGACCATACGTGTTCATTAATTATATGCATGCATAGGTATGTAAAttcgtatatatatatacacactatGTTGGTGCATGTATATATCTCTCGTCGATCGAAGAATAGAGGACTTTCATGACAAATTGTAACGCATATTGTTACATGATGAGAATTGAAATGTATATTCTTTTCGGACAAATACATGATAAGTTGGCGACGACGGAGGCCATATGGTGGTGGCAGGAGGCAGCGGCAAGAGAGGCTACGATGACGCTACCGCAAGCGGGGTAGGGTCTTGCATTGCCGGCGGCTGCCGGCGCAGCTCTTCGGCGAGATCTTACCCTGTTGTGGCAGGGAAAGGGCACGAAAGGCGGGTGCAGGGGCGATGCAGCAAGAGTAGAGAAGAGAAATCAATCTAGTATGAGCTTGAAGGAGCAGAATggacggaggaagaagaaacacCATGGCCTTTGGTTGCAAGACCAACTACTAAGAAAAATCGAGTCATCTACCAAACAAAACACCATGGCCCGcatagacagcctcgaagaaaaAGGTTACTGAGTGCTATTGGTAACGTGGCTATTCATGGTGTAATATCCATTTCGGTCCATCTTCTTTTGCCTTCCATCTCCCACACTATGAAAAAGCTCCCCCACCCACGACTACCGCCGCCTCTAATCTCAGTATCAATCTCCGGTTCTCCACACTCCGAGCAGAACTCCCCTGCCTCCACCGTCGCCTGCTCAGCTCTAGCATCGTTCTGCCGCCTCCGTCGCTATCCTCCAACGCCATCGCCACTAATCTCGTCGGAGCTTAACGCCTCACTACGATTCCTACCCAAACATCATCCTCCGCCTCCCTGCCCGTCCGGCGAACTATCGACGACCTTATTTGGAGCGGGCAGCTATGGAAACCAACCTTCAACCACTAACCCCTAAATGGCGGCACGACGACGAGCAGCAATAGCTGGTGCGGCGCGGAGGAAGCCAAGGAAAAACAAGCGTTGTGGGGTCCACCTAAAAGTGGTGGCTGAGATCGGTGTGGCTGTGGCATGAGTCATCCAAACGGGCCAACGCGCTGTAGTGATGATTTGATATGGCTTAGattaaggtggtgtttggttcacAAGTTCTAACGCAAACGTAAACGTAATTAAAAAGCACCGGTATAACGCAAATAGAAAACAGCcatagcagcagctgctgctgccacgACACAGCAGCAAGCTCTGGAGCGCAGCAGTTCCTGCACAGGAGCAGCCAGCAGGCATtgcagcacagcagcaggcTATGCAGGATCAGCTCGGCCGCTCGGGGATTTGATTCATCCCACCATCGGGTGTAATCAAAGTTGTATAATGATGGGATCTGATTACATGGTAATCGATTACAGAGACCCGTAACCAAACAAAAACAAACGAAATCGCTTTGCACTGGGAGCTGATTACGTTACaaaacaaccaaccaaacagcaCCTAATCTTTTGTgatgatttgattttttttttataaaacaaCAGTTTACACACATGATACCGTGCCTTCTGTTTAATTTTTTCTCCTTCCCCTCACGGCCTCACCTCAGCAGTAGGTCAGagattatttctttttttttctgagatcAGTCAGAGATTATTTCTTGAGGCCTTCGCCTGACTCACGAGGTGCTCCTTTGGCGGTTGGGTGAGCAGCGACGTTACCACGCAGCGTCGAGAATGCAGTCAGGTGAAGAAAAATcactcaaaaaataaaaaaggaagaaacgAGAGGAGAACGGGAAAAAAAAGTGAAACCGCGCGCGTTTCTGGAAGACGTTGACCGCATGAAATGTTTGCTGCATTCAGACGTACATAGCTCCGTGCAAACAGTTACATGTGAGCATTTGTCAAAGTTCTCAGGCTTCAatattgggaaaaaaaatacagcACATCACAGACTTTTCGTCCATCGAGCTTGCCTACACGGTGACGACAAAAAGAATGGTCGACGGCCTCAAAAGTCCCTGGTCCTCGATAGTGATACACACTCACGGGCGTGCCACCAGGTCACCAGGTCGGTATACCGATTACCGAACACGCGAATTATTAAGCTGCAGATATGTGCACTCTTCGTGCATGAGAAAAAAGTTGATGATTACATACAAAATCAAAAGAGATAACGAACCTACaattatattattattattgttattgttATTACGATAGCTAGATCCGATACACACTGATTGATCTACCTTTATGACGCATTCAACAGGATTAATTAGTTAGCACTTAACTGAGCCGCATGCTTGGAATGCTTATTCAGGTTCGCTTGCACAACGCAACAACCCTGGTGGCCCTGTTGACTTGTGCTGTGTGGTACGGTGGTCAGGCCATGCATGGAAAGGTCAGCACGCAGCTGACTGGGTGCAGGTACGCGTACGCGTACGCCGTTGAACAGGTCATAGCTTTTACTAGTAGTATTTCGTAGCCCATCCATCTTATGTTTAgttcctccaaactcccaactttgacactatgcaaaaagaagattccccgtcacatcaaacttgcggtagatgcatgaagtactaaatgtagacgaaataaaaaactaattgcatagttttgttgtactttgtgagatgaatgttttgagcctaattagtcaatatttggacaataattcacaagtacaaacgaaacgctacagttgcgcatttatggcaaaatgccaattttgccactcccaaattgggaactaaacaagacctaagcTGCTCTGACGACGTCTGACGGCGCACATCTATTTGCCACCTACCGCGGGCGCGCACCTATCACATATATGCTATATATACGCACCCAATTTCTCGGACCAATCCATCCATTCATCACAAGCTCTAGCTCCTTCGATTGACCGCCTGCAAGAAGCTCGCCGGCGATCTCC harbors:
- the LOC117844675 gene encoding uncharacterized protein — protein: MSWAAAAARKLAGISQSSDPPALTGGLLYRSYRSGSSGSRKRSLPWRVVSIGAISLAGGLVLSAVNDLAIFHGCTTKAIEKAADNPKVVEAIGVPIVRGPWYEASLEVGHRRRSVSCTFPVSGPHGSGSFQIEATRNGEDGMLSFLRHHDWEILTMEAHLHVPSDDEQQKTLVKVASNGSAQSGEPE
- the LOC117844674 gene encoding probable serine/threonine-protein kinase PBL23, translated to MGILCCFQSHHAGGESSDHAVPSSSTAASSSVTSNKDRPLPERRPGDYKNIRSNNSVDYSNLVTLVNEIVADSVSYRHKRVAEEILKMGKAGKVTARAFTYAELSEATGGFQPESVLGEGGFGPVYRGRLPPRSSGPEVAVKQLDRNGVQGTREFLVEALMLSLLKHPHLVTLLGFCTDSDHRMLVYEYMPLGSLEDHLLDLPPGRPPLDWATRMRVAQGAARGLEYLHDTARPPVIYRDFKASNILLDTGFRARLSDFGLAKVGPSGDKTHVSTRVMGTYGYCAPEYALTGKLTTMSDVYSFGVVFLEIVTGRRAIDTAREPDQHNLVLWAGPRFKDKRRFAEMADPLLQGEYPTKGLHQALAIAAMCLQEDATMRPAISDVVSALEYLVVAGGGAGDDEEAPDPNEQQQTDDDDAQA